Part of the Pseudomonas lijiangensis genome is shown below.
CTACCGCGTTGTGCCCGTACCACCACTGGACCATCGCATCGGTTGCACCGGCGTACAGCGAGTAGGACTTGGTCAGGCTGACCGGGATTTCCAGGTTGTTGACGATGTGCAGAATCGCCACGGTCAGGATGAAACCGCCGAAAAACCAGTTGCCGACGTAGATGTGTCTCGTGGTGCGCTTGGCCACGGTGCCGAAGAACACGATTGCATAGGCGACCCAGACCACGGCGATCAGGATGTCGATCGGCCATTCCAGTTCGGCGTACTCTTTTGAGGTGGTAAAGCCCAGGGGCAGGCTGATGGCTGCCAGCACGATCACCAGTTGCCATCCCCAGAACGTGAAGGCAGCCAGTTTCGGCAGAAACAGCCGGGTCTGGCAGGTACGCTGCACGGAATAGTAAGAGCTGGCGAACAGCGCGCAGCCACCAAAGGCGAAGATGACCGCGTTGGTATGAAGTGGACGCAAGCGACCAAAGCTTGTCCACGGCAGGTTGAAGTTGAGCTCTGGCCAAACCAGTTGGGCGGCCAGAAAAACGCCGAGGCCCATCCCGACAATTCCCCAGATCACCGTCATAATGGCGAACTGGCGAACCACCTGATAGTTATAGGCGGTACTGTTAGTTGTGTTCATTTAGGTGTGTATCCCATCCAGCTTGGTCGGGGCCATTACGCACGGTTATAGCTCCGGGTTATTGGCAGACTCATCAGAAGCGAGGCAAGCATGGGCATTGGGCAAGAGGCCGGTATTGACAGGGATCAATGCGTACAACTGGCACAGGACAACGGCTGGATCTGGACCGCGGCGCAGCCGGGAGTGGGGGATGGCAAGGCTACGCTGATTCTGGCTCATGGTGCCGGTGCGCCCATGGACAGCGATTTCATGAATGACATGGCTGCACACCTTGCTGCACAGGGCGTCAGCGTCATGCGCTTCGAATTTCCCTATATGGCGCAGCGACGACTCACGGGGGGGAAACGTCCGCCCAATCCACAGGCACAGTTACTCGATTGCTGGCGTCAGGTGCATGAGCGTGTGCGACCTCATGTCGCTGGGCGTCTGGCCATAGGCGGCAAGTCCATGGGCGGCAGAATGGCCAGCCTGATCGCCGATGAACTGCAGGTCGATGCGCTGGTGTGCCTGGGTTATCCGTTCTATGCCGTGGGCAAGCCCGAAAAGCCTCGGGTGGCGCATCTGGCCGATCTGCAGACGCGTGCCCTGATCATTCAGGGTGAGCGCGATGCGCTGGGTGATCGTGAAGCGGTGCAGGGTTATGAATTGTCGGCTTCGATCACTGTGCATTGGTTGCCGACCGCCAACCATGATCTCAAGCCCTTGAAAGTGTCGGGGCTGACCCACGAGCAATGTCTGGTGGAATCGGCGCAGCGGATTGC
Proteins encoded:
- a CDS encoding alpha/beta family hydrolase → MGIGQEAGIDRDQCVQLAQDNGWIWTAAQPGVGDGKATLILAHGAGAPMDSDFMNDMAAHLAAQGVSVMRFEFPYMAQRRLTGGKRPPNPQAQLLDCWRQVHERVRPHVAGRLAIGGKSMGGRMASLIADELQVDALVCLGYPFYAVGKPEKPRVAHLADLQTRALIIQGERDALGDREAVQGYELSASITVHWLPTANHDLKPLKVSGLTHEQCLVESAQRIAGFLA